One region of Chanodichthys erythropterus isolate Z2021 chromosome 19, ASM2448905v1, whole genome shotgun sequence genomic DNA includes:
- the LOC137007437 gene encoding testican-2-like isoform X2, with product MSAREAREIGGGNFMEDEQQWLSTVHQYSRTVKHWNRFRDDDYIRTLESPQGSDESLDTTKDPCQKVKCSRHKVCVAQGYQRAMCVNRKKLEHRIRQSGLKPHSNSCKPCSVTPSTPVCGSDGHNYASQCKLEQQACLAGKDLSVLCSGLCPCVTAGVPKAEPKIKTNPETSAEPKPEMCTGQDLADLGDRLRDWFQLLHGNAKQNNSGRQGQAAASVFDRGLVAGCKDSIGWMFSKLDTSNDLFLDQSELAAINLEKYEVCIRPFFNSCDSYRDGKVSTAEWCLCFWREKPPCLAEIERIQIQEASKRKPGMYIPSCDEDGYYRKLQCDRSRDECWCVDPHGSEATGSRIHGNPDCDELLSSGDFSSGVGWEDEEEKDTDENAEEEEEEEEEEAGESDDGGYI from the exons GACGACTACATCCGTACGCTGGAAAGTCCACAGGGTTCTGATGAAA GTCTGGATACCACGAAGGATCCGTGTCAGAAGGTCAAATGCAGCCGCCATAAGGTGTGTGTGGCTCAGGGCTACCAGAGAGCCATGTGTGTCAACCGCAAGAAACTGGAGCACAG AATCAGACAGTCTGGACTGAAGCCTCACTCTAACAGCTGTAAACCCTGTTCAGTGACGCCTTCAACGCCTGTGTGCGGATCAGACGGACACAACTACGCGtcacag tGTAAGCTGGAGCAGCAGGCGTGTTTGGCGGGGAAGGATCTGTCCGTTCTGTGTTCTGGTTTATGTCCTTGTGTCACTGCTGGAGTCCCTAAAGCAGAACCCAAGATCAAGACGAATCCAGAGACGTCAGCCGAACCCAAACCAG agatgtGCACCGGTCAGGATTTGGCAGATTTGGGCGACAGACTCAGAGACTGGTTTCAGCTTCTACATGGAAATGCTAAACAAAACAACTCTGGAAGACAAGGTCAAGCAGCAGCGTCag TGTTTGACCGGGGTCTCGTGGCCGGCTGTAAGGACTCCATCGGCTGGATGTTCTCCAAGCTGGACACCAGTAATGACCTGTTCCTGGATCAGTCGGAGCTGGCCGCCATAAACCTGGAGAAGTATGAAGTGTGCATCAGGCCGTTCTTCAACTCGTGCGACTCCTACCGAGACGGAAAGGTTTCGACGGCTGAATGGTGCCTGTGCTTCTGGAGAGAGA AACCTCCGTGTTTGGCTGAAATCGAGCGGATTCAGATACAGGAGGCGTCTAAGAGGAAACCAG gCATGTACATCCCCAGCTGTGATGAGGACGGCTACTACAGGAAGCTGCAGTGCGACCGCAGCCGAGACGAGTGCTGGTGCGTCGACCCTCACGGATCGGAGGCCACCGGGTCACGTATCCATGGAAACCCAGACTGCG ACGAGCTGCTCAGCTCTGGAGATTTCAGCAGCGGCGTCGGATGGGAGGACGAGGAGGAGAAAGACACAGATGAGAAcgcagaggaggaggaggaggaggaggaagaggaggcaGGAGAGAGTGATGATGGTGGATACATCTG A
- the LOC137007437 gene encoding testican-2-like isoform X1, translating into MSAREAREIGGGNFMEDEQQWLSTVHQYSRTVKHWNRFRDDDYIRTLESPQGSDESLDTTKDPCQKVKCSRHKVCVAQGYQRAMCVNRKKLEHRIRQSGLKPHSNSCKPCSVTPSTPVCGSDGHNYASQCKLEQQACLAGKDLSVLCSGLCPCVTAGVPKAEPKIKTNPETSAEPKPEMCTGQDLADLGDRLRDWFQLLHGNAKQNNSGRQGQAAASVFDRGLVAGCKDSIGWMFSKLDTSNDLFLDQSELAAINLEKYEVCIRPFFNSCDSYRDGKVSTAEWCLCFWREKPPCLAEIERIQIQEASKRKPGMYIPSCDEDGYYRKLQCDRSRDECWCVDPHGSEATGSRIHGNPDCDELLSSGDFSSGVGWEDEEEKDTDENAEEEEEEEEEEAGESDDGGYIW; encoded by the exons GACGACTACATCCGTACGCTGGAAAGTCCACAGGGTTCTGATGAAA GTCTGGATACCACGAAGGATCCGTGTCAGAAGGTCAAATGCAGCCGCCATAAGGTGTGTGTGGCTCAGGGCTACCAGAGAGCCATGTGTGTCAACCGCAAGAAACTGGAGCACAG AATCAGACAGTCTGGACTGAAGCCTCACTCTAACAGCTGTAAACCCTGTTCAGTGACGCCTTCAACGCCTGTGTGCGGATCAGACGGACACAACTACGCGtcacag tGTAAGCTGGAGCAGCAGGCGTGTTTGGCGGGGAAGGATCTGTCCGTTCTGTGTTCTGGTTTATGTCCTTGTGTCACTGCTGGAGTCCCTAAAGCAGAACCCAAGATCAAGACGAATCCAGAGACGTCAGCCGAACCCAAACCAG agatgtGCACCGGTCAGGATTTGGCAGATTTGGGCGACAGACTCAGAGACTGGTTTCAGCTTCTACATGGAAATGCTAAACAAAACAACTCTGGAAGACAAGGTCAAGCAGCAGCGTCag TGTTTGACCGGGGTCTCGTGGCCGGCTGTAAGGACTCCATCGGCTGGATGTTCTCCAAGCTGGACACCAGTAATGACCTGTTCCTGGATCAGTCGGAGCTGGCCGCCATAAACCTGGAGAAGTATGAAGTGTGCATCAGGCCGTTCTTCAACTCGTGCGACTCCTACCGAGACGGAAAGGTTTCGACGGCTGAATGGTGCCTGTGCTTCTGGAGAGAGA AACCTCCGTGTTTGGCTGAAATCGAGCGGATTCAGATACAGGAGGCGTCTAAGAGGAAACCAG gCATGTACATCCCCAGCTGTGATGAGGACGGCTACTACAGGAAGCTGCAGTGCGACCGCAGCCGAGACGAGTGCTGGTGCGTCGACCCTCACGGATCGGAGGCCACCGGGTCACGTATCCATGGAAACCCAGACTGCG ACGAGCTGCTCAGCTCTGGAGATTTCAGCAGCGGCGTCGGATGGGAGGACGAGGAGGAGAAAGACACAGATGAGAAcgcagaggaggaggaggaggaggaggaagaggaggcaGGAGAGAGTGATGATGGTGGATACATCTGGTAA